In a genomic window of Glaciimonas sp. PCH181:
- the aceA gene encoding isocitrate lyase: MTTREQQVQALAKDWAENPRWKGVKRNYTAEDVVRLRGSVQIEHTLAKRGADKLWHLLNTEPFVNTLGALTGNQAMQQVKAGLKAIYLSGWQVAGDANSAGEMYPDQSLYPVNSVPLVVKRINNTFTRADQIQWSEGKNDIDFFAPIVADAEAGFGGVLNAYELMKSMIDAGASGVHFEDQLASVKKCGHMGGKVLVPTREAVEKLNAARLAADVSGTSTLVIARTDAEAADLLTSDVDDNDKPFLTGERTVEGFFKTRPGIDQAISRALAYSEYADLVWCETGKPDLAFAKKFADAVHAKFPDQMLAYNCSPSFNWKKNLDDATIARFQKELGAMGYKFQFITLAGFHALNYSMFNLAHGYARNQMTAFVELQENEFAAADKGFTAVKHQREVGTGYFDAVTQAIQQGQSSTTALHGSTEDEQFFEAKVA; the protein is encoded by the coding sequence ATGACAACACGTGAACAGCAAGTACAGGCATTGGCAAAAGACTGGGCAGAAAATCCGCGTTGGAAAGGCGTAAAACGTAACTACACGGCAGAAGATGTCGTGCGTTTGCGCGGTTCGGTGCAAATCGAGCACACGTTGGCAAAACGTGGTGCGGATAAGCTGTGGCATTTGCTGAATACCGAGCCATTCGTCAATACCTTGGGCGCGTTGACCGGCAATCAGGCAATGCAGCAGGTCAAAGCCGGTTTGAAAGCTATTTACCTGTCCGGCTGGCAAGTTGCTGGCGATGCGAACTCCGCAGGTGAAATGTACCCTGACCAATCGCTGTATCCCGTTAATTCAGTACCGCTAGTCGTTAAACGTATCAACAACACATTTACGCGTGCCGACCAGATTCAATGGTCGGAAGGCAAAAACGATATCGACTTTTTCGCGCCGATCGTTGCTGACGCAGAAGCTGGTTTCGGCGGCGTGTTGAATGCCTATGAACTGATGAAATCCATGATCGATGCGGGTGCTTCTGGCGTCCACTTTGAAGATCAACTGGCTTCGGTAAAAAAATGTGGTCACATGGGCGGCAAAGTGTTGGTGCCGACGCGTGAAGCGGTTGAGAAGTTGAATGCGGCCCGCCTGGCGGCCGACGTTTCCGGCACTTCTACATTGGTAATTGCACGGACCGACGCAGAAGCGGCGGATTTGTTGACGTCTGATGTGGATGATAACGACAAGCCATTTTTGACCGGTGAGCGTACCGTTGAAGGCTTCTTTAAAACACGTCCGGGGATCGATCAGGCAATTTCGCGCGCGCTGGCTTACTCGGAATACGCCGATTTGGTCTGGTGTGAGACAGGCAAGCCGGATCTGGCTTTCGCGAAGAAATTTGCCGATGCAGTCCATGCCAAGTTTCCGGATCAGATGCTGGCTTATAACTGTTCGCCTTCGTTCAACTGGAAAAAGAATCTGGACGATGCAACGATTGCCCGATTCCAGAAAGAACTCGGCGCGATGGGTTACAAGTTTCAATTCATCACGCTGGCCGGTTTCCATGCATTGAATTACTCGATGTTCAATTTGGCCCACGGTTATGCACGTAACCAAATGACTGCTTTCGTCGAATTGCAAGAAAACGAATTCGCCGCTGCGGACAAAGGCTTCACGGCAGTAAAACATCAACGCGAAGTTGGTACTGGCTATTTCGATGCTGTGACGCAAGCGATTCAGCAAGGTCAATCATCGACCACTGCATTACACGGTTCGACAGAAGACGAACAGTTCTTCGAAGCAAAAGTCGCCTGA
- a CDS encoding TonB-dependent receptor, whose translation MKTRLLRMSALIALAYSFSAPVYAQTTKATSVAPKHISGMIRDAKGRPLADAHVDLKDASGHAVATTTSDKEGYFGFADIAPGTYAVNVDKDTFASGAETVIVAADAGAATAITLVNTQTLDEVVVTGERLDRARNGILVETGSSIYRIGQKDIAALPQGENTAFNQVLLRAPGVAQDSFGQLHVRGDHADLQYRLNGIILPESISGFGQTLDTRFVDSVNLLTGALPAQYGYRTAGVVDIHTKTGQVANGGNIGIEVGSNNTRQISGDVSGSHDGFSYYVNGSFGANNLGIENPTGASSAIHDRSLQNKGFGYFSYLLNPDTRVSLILGTSDGRFQIPNSPGQTPSFQLDGVNNYPSQNLNERQRETNRYGILALQGVIGNDIDYQVAAFSRYSRVLFAPDNTGDLLYTGVASRVLRTGLANGLQADGSYRLNDSHTVRAGISYTRETLKNSNDSLTFTTDANGDQLGTTPITINDQGQKTTNQTGVYLQDEWKISDRVTINYGARADWLNAYVTASQLSPRIGVVFQMTPQTTFHAGYAKYFTPPTSELIAATTVASFNGTTNASASSQNDAVQAESSDYFDLGVVHQLTPHFSIGLDGYYKKIKNMLDEGQFGSALLFTPFNYAQGKVYGLELTLNYRNDNLAGYFNVARSVALGKNIVSSQYNFDPDELAYISNHWVHVDHDQSITASTGISYLWQGTTYSADALFGSGLRSGFANTEHLPSYTEVNLGVSRTFKDSPIGKLTARLSVINLFDRVYEIRDGSGVGVGAPQFGQRRGLYVGLTKSF comes from the coding sequence ATGAAAACACGCTTATTGCGGATGAGCGCCTTGATTGCGCTCGCCTATAGTTTTTCCGCCCCTGTCTACGCACAGACGACCAAGGCGACCTCAGTCGCGCCTAAACACATCAGCGGTATGATCCGTGACGCCAAGGGTCGCCCATTGGCAGATGCCCACGTTGATCTGAAAGATGCCAGCGGCCACGCCGTCGCCACCACTACCAGTGATAAAGAAGGTTATTTCGGCTTTGCTGATATCGCGCCCGGTACTTACGCTGTGAACGTGGATAAAGACACATTCGCGTCCGGCGCCGAGACCGTCATCGTCGCAGCGGATGCCGGGGCTGCGACCGCAATCACGCTGGTCAATACACAAACGCTGGATGAAGTAGTCGTCACTGGCGAGCGTTTAGATCGTGCCAGAAATGGCATTCTGGTAGAAACCGGCAGCAGTATTTATCGCATCGGGCAAAAAGATATCGCCGCATTACCGCAGGGCGAAAACACCGCATTCAATCAAGTATTGCTGCGTGCACCCGGCGTGGCGCAGGATTCGTTTGGACAATTGCACGTGCGCGGTGACCATGCCGATTTGCAGTACCGTCTAAACGGAATTATTTTGCCGGAGAGTATTTCCGGCTTCGGTCAGACGCTGGATACGCGTTTTGTGGATAGCGTCAATTTGCTGACCGGGGCACTGCCCGCGCAATACGGCTATCGCACTGCTGGCGTAGTCGATATCCATACAAAAACGGGCCAAGTAGCCAACGGCGGCAATATCGGGATTGAAGTCGGCAGCAACAATACCCGGCAAATCAGCGGCGACGTCAGCGGTTCTCACGATGGCTTTAGTTATTACGTCAACGGTTCTTTTGGTGCGAACAATTTAGGTATTGAAAACCCAACCGGCGCATCGTCTGCGATTCATGATCGTTCGCTACAAAACAAGGGTTTCGGTTATTTTTCTTATTTGTTGAACCCGGATACACGCGTCAGCCTGATTCTGGGGACTTCTGACGGTCGCTTTCAGATTCCGAATTCACCCGGTCAGACGCCAAGCTTTCAACTGGATGGCGTGAACAATTATCCTTCCCAAAATCTGAATGAGCGTCAGCGCGAAACCAACCGTTATGGCATTTTGGCGTTGCAAGGTGTTATCGGTAACGATATCGACTATCAGGTCGCTGCATTCAGCCGTTATTCGCGGGTATTGTTTGCGCCGGACAACACTGGCGATCTGCTCTACACCGGCGTCGCTTCGCGCGTGTTGCGCACAGGTTTGGCGAATGGCTTGCAAGCAGATGGCAGCTATCGCCTCAATGACAGTCACACGGTGCGCGCCGGTATTTCTTATACCCGCGAAACTCTGAAGAATAGTAACGATTCGCTGACTTTCACAACTGATGCAAATGGCGATCAATTGGGTACGACGCCGATCACGATCAACGATCAGGGCCAAAAAACGACGAATCAGACTGGCGTGTATTTGCAGGATGAATGGAAGATCAGTGATCGGGTCACTATTAACTATGGCGCTCGGGCTGATTGGCTCAATGCTTACGTTACAGCTAGCCAATTAAGTCCGCGCATCGGCGTGGTATTTCAGATGACGCCGCAGACTACGTTTCACGCTGGTTATGCAAAATACTTTACGCCGCCTACCAGCGAGTTGATCGCCGCGACGACGGTTGCCAGTTTTAACGGTACGACGAATGCTTCTGCCAGCAGTCAGAATGATGCGGTGCAGGCTGAAAGTTCGGACTATTTTGATCTTGGGGTGGTGCATCAATTGACGCCGCATTTTTCGATTGGGCTGGATGGTTACTACAAAAAGATAAAAAACATGCTGGATGAGGGCCAATTCGGCTCGGCCTTGTTGTTCACGCCGTTCAATTATGCGCAGGGCAAAGTGTACGGTCTGGAGTTAACGCTGAACTATCGCAACGATAATTTGGCAGGCTATTTCAACGTGGCGCGTTCTGTCGCGCTGGGTAAAAATATCGTCTCCAGCCAATACAATTTTGATCCGGATGAGCTGGCTTACATCTCTAACCATTGGGTGCATGTGGATCACGATCAAAGTATTACGGCTTCGACCGGAATCTCTTACTTGTGGCAGGGCACGACTTATAGCGCCGATGCACTATTTGGCAGCGGCCTGCGCAGCGGTTTTGCCAACACAGAGCATTTGCCTTCTTATACCGAGGTCAATTTAGGCGTTAGTCGTACGTTTAAGGATTCGCCGATTGGTAAGCTGACGGCGCGTCTGAGCGTCATCAACCTGTTTGATCGCGTCTATGAAATCCGTGATGGTTCTGGTGTCGGCGTTGGTGCGCCGCAGTTTGGACAACGGCGCGGCCTGTATGTGGGATTGACGAAGTCGTTTTAA
- a CDS encoding PaaI family thioesterase: MTSREDTLALWKTQEANVRERLAAPGVATLAQLKEFSGMEFLQQIWDGKLPSVPLGETLDFIPVEGEPGRIVFQGTPGKQHYNPIGSVHGGYFCTLLDSALGCAVHSVLPKGIGYTTLELKVNLIRALTEKTGPVRAIGKVIQVGNKVGVAEANIVDVDGKIYAHATTTCLIFPLP, translated from the coding sequence ATGACCAGCCGCGAAGACACTTTGGCCCTATGGAAAACGCAGGAAGCAAACGTCAGGGAGCGGCTGGCCGCGCCGGGCGTTGCAACGTTGGCGCAATTAAAAGAATTCAGCGGCATGGAATTTCTTCAGCAAATTTGGGACGGCAAGCTACCGTCCGTCCCACTCGGTGAGACGCTGGACTTCATCCCCGTCGAAGGTGAGCCGGGTCGTATCGTGTTTCAAGGCACGCCCGGCAAGCAGCACTACAATCCGATAGGCAGCGTCCATGGCGGCTACTTCTGCACCCTGCTTGATTCCGCGCTGGGCTGCGCGGTGCACTCCGTTCTGCCGAAAGGCATCGGTTACACCACGCTGGAATTAAAAGTAAATCTGATTCGCGCCCTGACAGAAAAAACCGGCCCGGTACGCGCCATCGGCAAAGTTATCCAAGTCGGTAACAAAGTCGGCGTTGCCGAAGCAAACATCGTGGATGTCGACGGCAAAATCTATGCGCATGCCACCACTACTTGCCTGATTTTTCCGCTGCCGTAA
- a CDS encoding cupredoxin domain-containing protein, with protein MTRLNNIHTSPQRRRFLIGAASVGIGLAASAIAIAQTSSQEQVIKVVASKFTYAPNRIMLKRGVPVALEFTTLDVPMGFNAPDFKVRTDILPGKASQVRFTPDKVGEFTFHCDLFCGSGHEDMTGVIVVT; from the coding sequence ATGACTAGACTCAATAATATTCACACCAGCCCACAGCGCCGCCGCTTCCTGATTGGCGCTGCGAGTGTTGGGATAGGCTTAGCCGCCTCTGCAATCGCGATTGCGCAAACTTCCTCGCAGGAGCAGGTGATTAAGGTTGTCGCCAGCAAATTTACCTACGCGCCGAATCGGATTATGTTGAAGCGCGGCGTGCCGGTGGCATTGGAATTTACGACGCTGGATGTTCCGATGGGATTCAATGCGCCGGATTTTAAGGTGCGCACAGATATTCTGCCGGGCAAAGCATCGCAAGTACGTTTTACGCCCGATAAAGTCGGCGAATTTACGTTTCACTGCGATTTATTCTGCGGCTCGGGGCATGAGGATATGACCGGCGTGATCGTGGTGACCTGA